A single window of Montipora capricornis isolate CH-2021 chromosome 14, ASM3666992v2, whole genome shotgun sequence DNA harbors:
- the LOC138031439 gene encoding uncharacterized protein — protein sequence MASLTIASLLSFFAEEKKSIERGENHYKSDHIESVTYNQGVLRGEVHASMKKKVYKVTIYLDEQFGIKSTDCECPRGKFKCSHAAALFIHGIHNIGRTDIECQWQQLDVLVRKAKITEVDVLQVSQKTVGQRDNPAWHIARRGRLTASNFGSVLNAKRVTPSLLKRLMGEYDLSKIKAVQLGVNNEAEAVKAFTNLTGKTVQETGIWLDLSGILGASPDGIVDEESVLEAKCPYTERNMTIEEAVNTSPNFCLKKCENGQYALKQDHVYWHQVQGEIYFSRRKFCYFVVWTSKDAVVLKIAKDEAWSENITKLTQFYFENLFPKIAEGQL from the exons atggcgtcgcTCACGATCGCATCTTTGCTATCTTTCTTTGCTGAAGAGAAAAAATCGATTGAGCGAGGGGAAAATCATTATAAATCCGACCATATTGAATCGGTAACTTACAACCAAGGTGTTTTGCGAGGAGAGGTCCACGCAAGTATGAAGAAAAAGGTCTATAAAGTCACG ATATACCTGGATGAGCAATTTGGTATAAAATCGACGGACTGTGAATGCCCACGGGGGAAATTTAAATGTAGTCATGCAGCTGCTCTCTTTATACATGGCATTCATAATATAGGGCGCACAGATATTGAATGCCAGTGG CAACAGCTGGATGTCTTAGTGCGCAAAGCTAAAATCACTGAAGTGGATGTCCTTCAAGTCAGCCAAAAGACTGTGGGTCAACGAGACAACCCAGCCTGGCACATTGCAAGACGAGGACGGCTCACTGCAAGCAATTTCGGTTCTGTTCTTAATGCTAAAAGGGTCACCCCTTCACTTCTGAAACGACTCATGGGGGAATATGACTTATCAAAGATAAAAGCAGTGCAGTTGGGGGTAAACAATGAGGCTGAAGCTGTAAAAGCTTTTACCAATCTAACCGGAAAGACTGTCCAGGAAACTGGAATTTGGCTTGATTTGTCTGGTATTCTTGGTGCCTCCCCAGATGGGATCGTGGATGAGGAATCTGTTCTGGAGGCCAAATGCCCTTATACGGAAAGAAACATGACTATTGAAGAGGCAGTCAACACCTCACCCAATTTCTGCCTAAAGAAATGTGAAAATGGCCAATATGCTTTAAAGCAAGACCACGTTTATTGGCATCAGGTGCAAGGGGAAATATATTTTAGTCGGAGGAAGTTTTGCTACTTTGTTGTCTGGACAAGTAAAGATGCAGTTGTCTTGAAAATAGCAAAGGATGAGGCCTGGAGTGAAAACATCACAAAACTCACCcagttttattttgaaaacctCTTCCCAAAGATTGCTGAGGGACAATTATAG